From Agelaius phoeniceus isolate bAgePho1 chromosome 19, bAgePho1.hap1, whole genome shotgun sequence, a single genomic window includes:
- the TMEM94 gene encoding transmembrane protein 94 isoform X1 — protein sequence MLFKQADLWIPHQGKCRKDEMTSSLGLTTKKALTILRDQLSALLEGHQKERKKGTSWKEVWRSSFLYHGNRCSCFHWPGASLMLLAVLLLLCCYGSQPQGSQGAEIVNALALFLLLLLDLLMIGRQERLKCREVERRLQTIVDKINDTLGKEVKWPDSMYPDLHMPYAPSWSLHWAYRDGHLVNLPVSLLVEGDVVALRPGQESFASLRGIKDDEHIVLEPGDLFPPFSPPPSPRGDVKKGPQNPQLYRLFRVLKTPIIDNVRWCLEMALSRPVTALDNERFTVQSVMLKYAVPIVLAGFLITNAVRFIFQAPGIASWQYTLLQLQVNGVLPILPLLFPVLWILATAFGEARVLAQMSKASSTSLLAKFSEDTLSSYTEMVSSQEMIRCIWSHFLCVLKGKSPTLSFTSSLLHSLGSVTVLCCVDKQGILSWPNPSPETVLFFSGKVEPPHDSHEDLTDELSTRSFCHPEMEDEPHERDALLSGPLADTVHMANEQERNNWSGDAPKAPEASAHRKPSSRSKHPSGSNVSFSKDTEGGEEEHTQVVGDSEALACEAEDFVCDYHLEMLSLSQDQQNPSCIQFDDSNWHMHLNSLKPLGLNVLLNLCNAGVTERLCRFSDHLCNIALQETHNAVLPVHVPWGLCELARLIGFTPGAKDLFKQENYLALYRLPSDEMVKETILGKLSSITKRRPPLSHMINLFVKDTTTSTEQMFSHGTADIILEACTDFWDGTDIYPLSGSDRKKVLDFYQRACLSGYCSAFAYKPMHCALSSQLNGKCIELVQVPGQSAIFTCCDLPGTTPIKQSSRRNSWSSDEGIGEVMEKEDCIQALSGQIFMGMVSSQYQARLDIVRLIDGLVNACIRFVYFSLEDELKSKVFAEKMGLETGWNCHISLTPNGDVPGSEIPPSSPSHAGSLHDDLHQVSRDDVEGLLLMEEEGHSDLISFQPTDSDIPSFLEDCNRAKLPRGIHQVRPHLQNIDNVPLLVPLFTDCTPETMCEMIKIMQEYGEVTCCLGSSANLRNSCLFLQSDISIALDPLYPSRCSWETFGYATSTTLSNGSEELTPLQLSGQLNSLPCSMSFRQEESTSIIRLIEQARHATYGIRKCFLFLLQCQLTLVVIQFLSCLVQLPPILSTTDIVWLSCFCYPLLSISLLGKPPHSSIMTMATGKNLTSIPKKTQHYFLLCFLLKFSLTICSCLICFGFTLHESCKGVNTTSLNLTACSSIMLHSNAYGAPDWFGTFSNALLVAQKLTAGLIVLHTVFISITHVHRTKPLWKKSPLSNRWWTLTVAVVVLGQVAQTVLDLKLWENLNSSLTFNHVSISPVAWLLGFLSLVLVVIINEIVKLHEIRVRVRYQKRQKLQFETKLGMNSPF from the exons GATGAGATGACCTCAAGTTTGGGCCTGACCACAAAGAAAGCCCTCACGATCCTGAGAGACCAATTGTCAGCACTGCTGGAGGGGCACCAGAAGGAACGGAAAAAAGGGACTTCATGGAAG GAGGTGTGGAGGAGCAGTTTCCTGTACCATGGTAACCGCTGCTCCTGCTTCCACTGGCCTGGTGCGTctctgatgctgctggcagtgctgttgctgctgtgctgctatGGGAGCCAGCCACAGGGGAG CCAAGGTGCTGAGATAGTCAATGCACTGGcactcttcctcctgctcctcttggATCTCCTCATGATCGGGCGTCAAGAGAGGCTGAAGTGCAGAGAGGTGGAGAGGAGGCTTCAGACCATCGTTGATAAGATAAATG ATACACTTGGCAAAGAGGTGAAATGGCCAGACTCCATGTACCCTGATCTTCACATGCCTTATGCCCCATCCTGGTCCCTTCACTGGGCCTACAGGGATGGGCATCTTGTCAACCTGCCTGTGAGCCTCTTGGTGGAAGGAGATGTTGTGGCTTTGAGGCCAGGCCAGGAATCATTTGCTTCTCTGAGAGGGATTAAG GATGATGAGCACATAGTTCTGGAGCCTGGAGATCTATTTCCACCCTTCTCACCCCCGCCCTCCCCAAGGGGAGATGTGAAGAAGGGACCTCAGAATCCTCAGCTCTATCGTCTCTTCCGTGTGTTGAAGACCCCAATAATTGATAATGTCAG gTGGTGCCTGGAAATGGCTCTGTCACGGCCTGTGACAGCCCTGGATAATGAGAGGTTCACTGTACAGTCAGTGATGCTGAAATACGCTGTCCCTATCGTGCTG GCTGGATTCCTGATCACCAATGCCGTGCGCTTCATTTTCCAAGCTCCTGGAATTGCTTCCTGGCAGTACACTCTTCTTCAGCTGCAG GTGAATGGTGTCTTACCCATCCTTCCATTACTCTTTCCTGTCCTGTGGATTCTTGCTACAGCCTTTGGAGAAGCCAGAGTGTTGGCCCAGATGAGCAAGGCCTCCTCCACCTCACTG CTTGCTAAGTTTTCAGAGGACACTCTCAGCAGCTACACAGAGATGGTATCTTCTCAG GAAATGATACGCTGTATCTGGAGCCACTTCCTCTGTGTTTTAAAAGGCAAATCCCCAACTCTGAGCTTCACTTCAAGCTTGCTCCACAGTCTGGGATCTGTCACT GTGCTCTGCTGTGTAGACAAGCAGGGGATTCTTTCCTGGCCAAACCCCAGCCCAGAGACTGTTCTGTTCTTCAGTGGGAAGGTGGAACCACCTCATGACAGCCACGAAGACCTGACTGACGAGCTCTCCACAAGGTCCTTCTGCCATCCTGAGATGGAAGATGAG CCCCATGAAAGAGATGCTTTGCTCTCTGGCCCCCTGGCAGACACAGTGCACATGGCCAATGAACAGGAGAGGAACAACTGGTCTGGTGATGCTCCAAAGGCTCCTGAAGCCTCTGCCCACCGAAAGCCAAGCAGCAGAAGCAAACATCCCTCTGGATCCAATGTGAGCTTTAGCAAGGACACAGAGGGTGGAGAGGAGGAACATACTCAG GTTGTTGGGGACAGCGAGGCGTTGGCTTGTGAGGCTGAAGACTTTGTGTGTGACTACCACCTGGAGATGCTCAGCCTGTCCCAAGACCAGCAGAACCCCTCCTGCATCCAGTTTGATGACTCCAACTGGCACATGCACCTGAATTCCCTCAAGCCTCTGGGCCTGAACGTGCTGCTCAACCTGTGCAACGCCGGCGTGACTGAGCGGCTGTGCCGCTTCTCCGACCACCTCTGCAACATCGCCCTGCAGGAGACTCACAATGCTGTGCTGCCTGTCCACGTGCCCTGGGGCCTCTGTGAGCTTGCCAGGCTGATAG GTTTCACACCAGGTGCTAAAGATCTCTTCAAGCAGGAGAACTATTTGGCTTTGTACCGCTTGCCAAGTGATGAGATGGTGAAGGAAACCATCCTGGGGAAGCTTTCATCCATCACCAAGAGGAGACCCCCCCTGAGCCACATGATTAACCTGTTTGTGAAGGACACCACTACCA GCACTGAGCAGATGTTTTCTCATGGGACAGCTGACATCATCCTTGAGGCCTGCACTGACTTTTGGGATGGTACTGATATCTACCCCCTCTCTGGTTCTGACAG GAAGAAGGTGCTGGATTTCTACCAGCGAGCCTGCCTGTCAGGATACTGCTCTGCCTTTGCCTACAAGCCCATGCACTGTGCCCTGTCCTCCCAGCTCAATGGCAAGTGCATCGAGCTGGTGCAGGTGCCGGGGCAGAGCGCGATCTTCACCTGCTGCGACCTCCCCGGCACCACTCCCATCAAACAGAGCAGCCGCAGGAACAGCTGGAGCTCAGATG AAGGGATTGGGGAAGTGATGGAGAAGGAAGACTGTATCCAGGCTCTGAGTGGACAGATCTTCATGGGAATGGTCTCATCTCAGTATCAGGCCCGCCTTGACATTGTCCGCCTCATTGATGGATTGGTCAATGCCTGCATTCGTTTTGTCTACTTCTCCCTGGAAGATGAGCTCAAAAGCAAG GTGTTTGCTGAGAAAATGGGTCTGGAGACTGGCTGGAATTGCCACATATCCTTAACACCCAATGGTGATGTGCCTGGCTCAGAAATCCCCCcatccagccccagccatgctggcTCCCTGCATGATGACCTCCATCAGG TTTCCCGAGATGATGTGGAGGGGCTTCTGCTGATGGAAGAGGAAGGGCACTCGGATCTCATCAGCTTCCAGCCAACAGACAGTGATATCCCCAGCTTCCTGGAGGACTGCAACAGG gcCAAACTCCCCCGGGGGATCCACCAGGTGAGACCTCACCTCCAGAACATTGACAACGTGCCTTTGCTGGTGCCCCTGTTCACAGACTGCACCCCAGAGA ccaTGTGTGAGATGATCAAGATCATGCAGGAGTATGGGGAGGTGACCTGCTGTCTGGGAAGCTCTGCCAACCTTCggaacagctgcctcttcctgcAGAGTGATATCAG TATAGCCCTGGACCCTCTCTACCCATCCCGCTGCTCCTGGGAGACCTTTGGCTatgccaccagcaccaccctgAGCAATGGCTCTGAGGAGCTCACCCCACTGCAGCTCTCAGGGCAGCTCaacagcctgccctgctccatgtcCTTCCGCCAGGAGGAGAGCACCAGCATCATCAGGCTCATAGAGCAG GCCAGGCATGCAACCTACGGGATCCGCAAGTGTTTCCTCttcctgctgcagtgccagctgacCTTGGTTGTCATTCAG TTCCTCTCCTGCCTGGTGCAGCTGCCCCCCATCCTCAGTACCACAGACATTGTGTGGCTCTCCTGTTTCTGCTACCCACTGCTCAG TATCTCGCTCCTGGGCAAGcctccccacagctccatcaTGACCATGGCAACAGGAAAAAACTTGACTTCCATTCCCAAGAAG aCTCAGCACTActtcctgctctgcttcctgctgaaattcagcctgaccatctgctcctgcctcatctgCTTCGGGTTCACCCTGCATGAGTCCTGCAAAGGGGTGAACACGACCAGCCTCAACCTCACAGCCTGCTCCTCCATCATGCTGCACAG CAATGCTTATGGTGCTCCTGACTGGTTTGGGACATTTTCCAATGCTCTCCTGGTAGCCCAGAAGCTCACAGCTGGCCTGATTGTTTTGCACACAG TGTTCATATCCATCACCCACGTGCATCGCACCAAGCCCCTGTGGAAGAAGAGCCCCCTGTCCAACCGCTGGTGGACGCTCACTGTGGCTGTTGT AGTGCTGGGGCAAGTGGCACAGACTGTGCTGGACCTGAAACTCTGGGAAAACCTCAACTCTTCTTTGACCTTTAACCACGTCTCCATCTCTCCGGTCGCGTGGCTCCTGGGTTTTCTTTCCTTGGTCCTTGTGGTCATCATCAATGAGATTGTCAAGCTGCATGAAATCAG gGTCCGTGTCCGTtaccaaaagaggcagaagttGCAGTTTGAAACCAAGTTGGGGATGAATTCGCCATTTTAA